One genomic segment of Rivularia sp. PCC 7116 includes these proteins:
- a CDS encoding permease, which yields MNQLSNGFTIFLSLLVEAIPFLLLGVLFSSMLLFFVDERALVEKVPKNPLVAALAGSLLGFLFPVCECGNVPVARRFIMQGAPTSFAIGFLLAAPTINPIVIWATWTAFREQPEIVVLRVLFSLVIATIIGYVFSFQKDLSPIVQPTLARYLKFNQPQKTHTKEALGSSSLDKQAVPSMLKPGTYLLGGKLGGQAVRMEAVGAMQTDVPAYSPSKPFFDKMQLAIDNTIQELRELGAVLVLGSAIAAAIQVLAPRELILSLGIGPIISILTMLVLATVVSICSTVDSFFALSFASTFTSGSLLAFLVFGPMIDLKGIGLMLSIFKPKAVIYLFLLAAQLTFLFCLILNLHFL from the coding sequence ATGAATCAACTCAGCAATGGTTTTACCATATTCCTTAGTTTGTTAGTGGAAGCAATTCCTTTTCTGTTGCTAGGAGTTTTATTCTCCAGTATGCTGCTGTTTTTCGTTGATGAGCGGGCATTGGTAGAGAAAGTACCCAAGAATCCATTAGTAGCAGCATTAGCAGGTAGTTTATTGGGCTTCTTGTTTCCGGTGTGCGAGTGCGGTAATGTCCCAGTGGCACGGCGATTTATCATGCAAGGAGCACCTACTTCTTTTGCCATTGGTTTTTTGCTTGCAGCCCCAACTATTAATCCAATTGTAATTTGGGCAACATGGACTGCATTTCGCGAACAGCCAGAAATAGTAGTATTAAGAGTATTGTTTTCTTTAGTAATCGCTACAATTATTGGTTACGTATTTAGCTTTCAAAAAGATTTGAGTCCTATTGTTCAGCCTACACTTGCTCGTTATTTAAAATTTAATCAACCACAAAAAACCCATACAAAAGAAGCTTTGGGGAGTTCTAGCTTAGACAAGCAAGCAGTACCTAGCATGTTAAAACCTGGTACTTATTTACTAGGTGGGAAACTTGGGGGACAAGCCGTGCGAATGGAAGCTGTTGGAGCAATGCAAACAGATGTGCCTGCTTATAGTCCAAGTAAGCCCTTCTTTGACAAAATGCAGCTTGCTATAGACAATACCATACAAGAATTACGGGAGTTAGGAGCCGTACTTGTTTTAGGAAGTGCGATCGCGGCTGCAATTCAAGTCTTAGCACCTCGCGAATTAATTCTCAGTTTGGGTATAGGACCAATTATTTCCATACTCACAATGCTGGTACTTGCGACTGTTGTATCTATTTGTTCGACGGTTGACTCTTTCTTTGCTTTATCTTTTGCTTCTACTTTCACCAGCGGTTCTTTATTAGCCTTTTTAGTATTCGGGCCTATGATTGACCTCAAAGGTATCGGCTTAATGCTATCAATATTTAAACCAAAAGCAGTAATTTATCTTTTCCTATTAGCTGCACAATTAACTTTTCTATTTTGTTTAATACTGAATCTACATTTTCTTTAA
- a CDS encoding pentapeptide repeat-containing protein, translated as MKTKLIAAAAVLTTMFVGGTAQAEKPVSRQVLQLNLTRECYGCNLRGANLRGAHLIGVDLRNADLRGADLEEANLEGADLTGANLRGANLEGAFINSTTLNKADLTNANLSDSQLYSAQLEDATLVGANLTGADVFNTSIGVGGQYLEEQE; from the coding sequence ATGAAAACTAAACTGATAGCAGCGGCAGCAGTACTAACTACTATGTTTGTAGGAGGTACCGCTCAAGCTGAAAAACCTGTATCCAGACAGGTATTGCAGTTAAATCTAACGAGAGAATGTTATGGCTGTAATTTAAGAGGTGCTAATTTAAGAGGCGCTCATTTAATTGGTGTTGATTTAAGAAACGCCGATTTAAGAGGTGCAGATCTTGAAGAAGCAAATTTAGAAGGAGCCGATTTAACTGGTGCGAATTTAAGAGGTGCAAATTTAGAAGGTGCTTTCATTAATAGCACAACTCTAAATAAAGCTGACTTGACAAATGCTAATTTGAGTGATTCTCAGCTATATAGCGCTCAATTAGAAGATGCAACATTGGTAGGTGCGAATTTAACTGGTGCAGACGTATTTAATACCTCTATAGGCGTTGGTGGTCAATATCTGGAAGAGCAAGAATAA
- a CDS encoding TldD/PmbA family protein yields MQTSTLLLSKQLPNLQYSSTQEQFDETWAAPLSTLLGLGRAAGADFLEFFLERVNYISCLAEEDTITSITPRLSTGAGVRVFRGKADCYVSTNDISFNGLKAALEKALAIVGLQLPAPNAFIPEINLELFRDYASKRGKIAWLPLCTTMREMGEVLLDSTNQLKQKASHIQSRRASYFRDWQEVLVAASDGTFARDIRLTQSVALSLLCADGAHRSSIAERGGNTSDPNFLKTWDFQQAAEKVSESAGKMLYADYVESGNYPIIMANHFGGVIFHEACGHLLETTQIERNTTPFADKKGEKIAHEALTAWDEGRTDNAFGTIDMDDEGMPAQRTLLIEKGILKNFLADRTGSVRTGHPRTGSGRRQNFTYAAASRMRNTYIATGEHSIDDLFASIDKGIYCKKMGGGSVGATGEFNFGVEEAYLIENGKMTKPLKGAILIGEAQEIMNKISMCSSDLSLAPGFCGSVSGSIYTTVGQPHIKVDSITVGGR; encoded by the coding sequence ATGCAAACAAGTACTCTGCTTCTTTCCAAACAACTTCCCAATCTGCAATACTCTTCTACACAAGAGCAGTTTGATGAAACTTGGGCAGCACCTTTGTCTACTCTCTTGGGTTTAGGACGTGCTGCGGGCGCTGACTTTCTGGAATTCTTTTTAGAGCGCGTAAATTATATTAGTTGCTTAGCAGAAGAGGACACTATTACCAGCATTACCCCCCGTCTTTCTACTGGTGCGGGAGTTAGGGTATTTCGCGGTAAAGCTGATTGCTATGTTAGTACAAATGACATTTCTTTTAATGGTTTGAAGGCGGCTTTGGAAAAAGCTTTGGCGATTGTGGGATTGCAATTACCCGCCCCAAATGCTTTTATCCCCGAAATTAACCTAGAACTATTTAGAGACTACGCATCAAAGAGAGGCAAAATTGCATGGTTACCTTTATGTACTACCATGCGAGAAATGGGAGAAGTGTTGCTTGACAGTACTAATCAGCTAAAGCAAAAAGCTAGTCATATTCAATCCCGTCGTGCTTCTTATTTCCGCGATTGGCAAGAAGTTTTAGTTGCTGCGAGCGATGGAACTTTTGCCCGCGATATCCGTTTAACTCAATCGGTAGCGTTAAGTTTGTTGTGTGCTGATGGCGCGCATCGCAGTTCTATAGCCGAGCGTGGTGGCAACACTAGCGACCCCAATTTTCTCAAAACTTGGGATTTCCAACAAGCAGCAGAGAAAGTCAGCGAATCTGCCGGAAAAATGCTTTACGCTGACTATGTAGAATCGGGTAATTATCCGATTATTATGGCGAATCACTTTGGTGGAGTAATTTTTCACGAAGCTTGCGGACACTTACTGGAAACGACTCAAATTGAACGTAATACGACTCCTTTTGCAGATAAAAAAGGCGAAAAAATTGCTCATGAAGCTTTAACAGCTTGGGATGAAGGGCGTACCGATAATGCTTTTGGCACCATTGATATGGATGATGAAGGTATGCCAGCCCAAAGAACTTTATTAATTGAAAAAGGCATTCTTAAGAATTTCTTGGCAGATAGAACTGGTTCGGTACGTACCGGACATCCGAGAACAGGTAGCGGAAGAAGACAGAATTTCACTTATGCTGCGGCTAGTCGGATGCGAAATACTTATATTGCTACCGGCGAGCATTCTATAGATGATTTGTTTGCCTCTATTGATAAAGGTATTTACTGTAAGAAAATGGGTGGTGGTAGCGTCGGTGCTACTGGTGAATTTAATTTCGGCGTAGAGGAAGCCTATTTGATTGAAAACGGTAAAATGACTAAACCTTTAAAAGGAGCTATTCTTATAGGCGAAGCTCAGGAAATTATGAATAAAATTTCCATGTGTTCGAGCGATTTATCTTTAGCTCCGGGTTTCTGTGGCTCTGTTAGTGGTAGCATTTATACTACCGTAGGGCAACCACACATCAAAGTTGATTCGATTACCGTTGGCGGACGCTAA
- the thiO gene encoding glycine oxidase ThiO, with translation MTSDILIIGGGVIGLATAIELKLRGAKVTAISRNRKAAAATAAAGMLAPSAERIADTAMLQLCNRSLYLYPDWTRKLEEITGLDTGYWACGILAPVYEGQGEKFDNSSHSPHSSAEWLDKQTIHQYQPGLSEEVIGGWWYPEDAQVDNRALFQTLLNAAQNLGVEIQEGITVKGIIQQQGEVKGLQTNAGRLCASKYVLATGAWCNELLPLPLRPVKGQMLSIKVPFSTQELPLSRVLYGENIYIVPRRDGRIIIGATCEDVGFTPGNTPIGIQSLLQAAIRLYPQLQNYPIEELWWGFRPTTPDELPILGNSWCKNLIFATGHHRNGILLAPITAKLIADIVLEEKSDSIFANFDYSRFHNSTSKSTAMPTSSVNFSNGNISSQSLQTNQVVKSPNEDLIQDAIQDSKLIIAGKEFTSRLMTGTGKYKNIVEMQQSVDKSECQIVTVAVRRVQTNAPGHEGLAEALDWNKIWMLPNTAGCKTADEAIRVARLGREMAKILGQEDNNFVKLEVIPDAKYLLPDPIGTLQAAEQLVKEGFAVLPYINADPMLAKRLEEVGCATVMPLAAPIGSGQGLQTTANIKIIIENANIPVVVDAGIGAPSEAAQAMEMGADALLINSAIALANNPPAMARAMNMAAVAGRLAYLAGRMPMKDYASPSSPLTGTVN, from the coding sequence ATGACTAGTGACATTTTAATTATTGGTGGCGGTGTTATCGGCTTAGCAACAGCCATTGAACTGAAACTACGCGGTGCAAAAGTCACCGCGATAAGCCGAAATAGAAAAGCAGCAGCAGCAACAGCCGCAGCTGGAATGCTAGCACCTTCTGCCGAACGCATTGCCGATACAGCTATGCTGCAATTGTGCAATCGTTCTTTATATTTATATCCAGATTGGACGAGAAAATTAGAAGAAATTACAGGTTTAGATACTGGTTATTGGGCTTGTGGTATTTTAGCTCCAGTTTATGAGGGACAAGGAGAAAAGTTTGATAATTCTTCCCACTCTCCCCACTCTTCAGCAGAATGGTTAGACAAACAAACAATTCATCAATACCAACCAGGTTTAAGCGAAGAAGTAATCGGTGGTTGGTGGTACCCAGAAGATGCTCAGGTTGATAATCGCGCTTTATTTCAAACTCTTTTAAATGCTGCCCAAAATCTTGGTGTTGAAATTCAAGAAGGAATTACGGTAAAAGGAATTATTCAACAGCAAGGAGAGGTTAAAGGTTTACAAACTAATGCTGGCAGGCTTTGCGCTTCAAAATACGTGCTAGCAACGGGGGCTTGGTGTAATGAATTATTACCTTTACCCTTGCGTCCTGTCAAAGGTCAAATGTTGAGTATCAAAGTACCATTTTCGACTCAAGAATTACCTTTGAGTAGGGTACTGTATGGAGAAAATATTTATATCGTACCCAGACGCGACGGAAGAATTATAATTGGCGCTACTTGCGAAGATGTTGGTTTTACTCCCGGAAATACACCTATAGGCATTCAAAGTTTATTGCAAGCAGCTATCAGACTATATCCGCAACTGCAAAATTATCCCATCGAAGAATTGTGGTGGGGATTTCGTCCGACTACTCCCGACGAATTACCGATTCTTGGCAATAGCTGGTGTAAAAACTTAATATTTGCTACCGGTCATCATCGAAATGGTATTCTGCTAGCACCGATAACCGCGAAATTAATTGCCGATATAGTTTTAGAAGAAAAATCTGATTCAATATTCGCTAACTTTGATTATTCACGCTTCCATAATTCAACGTCTAAATCTACCGCTATGCCGACTTCTTCCGTGAATTTTTCCAACGGTAATATCTCTTCACAATCTTTACAAACCAACCAGGTAGTTAAGTCACCAAATGAAGATTTAATTCAAGATGCAATTCAAGATTCCAAGCTAATTATAGCTGGTAAAGAATTTACATCGCGCTTGATGACTGGTACGGGTAAGTATAAAAATATTGTCGAAATGCAGCAGAGCGTAGACAAGAGCGAATGTCAAATAGTTACAGTTGCAGTACGCAGAGTTCAAACCAACGCTCCCGGACATGAAGGTTTAGCAGAAGCATTAGACTGGAACAAAATTTGGATGCTGCCTAACACCGCAGGGTGTAAAACGGCAGATGAAGCAATTCGCGTTGCTCGTTTGGGAAGAGAAATGGCGAAAATTCTCGGACAAGAAGATAATAACTTTGTCAAATTAGAAGTAATTCCCGATGCAAAATATTTACTTCCCGATCCAATAGGCACCCTACAAGCCGCAGAACAATTGGTAAAAGAAGGTTTCGCGGTACTTCCTTATATAAATGCCGATCCAATGTTAGCCAAACGTTTAGAAGAAGTCGGTTGTGCAACAGTAATGCCTTTAGCAGCACCAATTGGTTCCGGGCAGGGATTGCAGACTACTGCCAATATAAAGATTATTATCGAAAACGCCAACATTCCAGTAGTAGTAGACGCTGGTATTGGTGCGCCATCCGAAGCCGCCCAAGCAATGGAAATGGGAGCAGACGCTTTGCTGATTAACAGCGCGATCGCCCTGGCAAACAATCCGCCAGCAATGGCAAGAGCCATGAACATGGCAGCAGTAGCCGGACGTTTGGCATACCTAGCCGGAAGGATGCCCATGAAGGATTATGCCAGTCCTTCCTCTCCATTGACAGGAACGGTTAATTAG
- the cimA gene encoding citramalate synthase, with product MTVNSSHQLWIYDTTLRDGTQREGLSVSLEDKLRIARRLDELGIPFIEGGWPGANPKDVQLFWQLREQPLKQAQIVPFCSTRRPNKSASSEPMLQAILASSTLWVTIFGKSWDLHVTEGLKTSLAENLEMIRDTIEYLRTQGRRVIYDAEHWFDGYKNNPDYALQTLKAAIAAGAEWLVLCDTNGGTLPHEVSQIVTDVIENCPKNIQLGIHTHNDSDMAVANAVSGVMAGVQMVQGTINGYGERCGNANLCSLIPNLQLKLGYNCIDSNQLSQLTQASRFVSEVVNLAPDEHAPFVGRSAFAHKGGIHVSAVQKNPLTYEHIEPEKIGNCRRIVISEQAGVSNVLIKARGFGIELDKNHPATWQILQRLKELESQGYQFEAAEASFELLMREALQTRPAFFQVKGFQIHCDLGKALETTKALATVKVAVNNEDIWEAAEGNGPVAALDAALRKGLVKFYPQIQTFELTDYKVRIINGNTGTSATTRAIVELGNGIQRWTTVGVSNNILEASYQAVVEGLEYGLLLHSQLNAEIR from the coding sequence ATGACCGTAAATTCCTCACACCAACTTTGGATCTACGACACCACGCTACGAGACGGAACTCAGCGTGAAGGCTTATCAGTTTCGCTGGAAGATAAATTACGTATCGCAAGGAGATTAGATGAACTGGGAATTCCTTTCATCGAAGGTGGATGGCCTGGAGCTAACCCGAAAGACGTACAGCTTTTTTGGCAATTGCGAGAACAACCACTTAAACAAGCACAAATTGTTCCCTTTTGCTCGACTCGACGACCAAACAAATCAGCAAGTTCCGAACCAATGCTGCAAGCTATTCTTGCCAGCAGTACTTTGTGGGTAACTATTTTTGGTAAGTCCTGGGATTTACACGTTACCGAAGGTCTGAAAACAAGTTTAGCAGAAAATTTGGAAATGATTCGCGATACTATCGAGTATCTTCGCACTCAAGGTCGTCGCGTTATATACGATGCAGAGCATTGGTTTGACGGGTATAAGAACAATCCCGATTATGCTCTACAAACTCTAAAAGCAGCGATCGCTGCTGGTGCGGAATGGCTAGTACTCTGCGATACAAATGGCGGCACTTTACCCCATGAAGTTTCCCAAATTGTTACCGATGTAATTGAAAACTGTCCTAAAAATATTCAATTAGGAATTCATACTCATAATGATTCAGATATGGCTGTTGCTAATGCTGTTTCTGGAGTAATGGCGGGAGTGCAGATGGTACAAGGTACAATTAATGGTTATGGCGAACGTTGCGGTAATGCCAATCTTTGTTCCTTAATTCCGAATTTACAATTAAAGTTGGGTTACAACTGCATTGATTCCAACCAGCTATCTCAACTTACCCAAGCTAGTCGGTTTGTTAGTGAAGTTGTTAATCTTGCTCCCGACGAACATGCTCCTTTTGTGGGACGTTCGGCTTTTGCTCATAAAGGAGGGATTCACGTTTCAGCAGTACAAAAAAATCCTCTAACTTACGAACACATCGAACCAGAAAAAATTGGCAATTGTCGCCGTATAGTTATTTCTGAGCAAGCTGGAGTCAGCAACGTTTTAATCAAAGCCCGTGGATTTGGAATTGAACTTGATAAAAATCATCCAGCAACGTGGCAAATATTACAGCGTCTTAAAGAACTAGAAAGTCAGGGGTATCAGTTTGAAGCGGCAGAAGCTAGTTTTGAATTACTGATGCGCGAAGCTTTACAAACTCGTCCTGCATTTTTCCAAGTTAAAGGCTTTCAAATTCACTGCGATTTAGGAAAAGCCTTGGAAACAACCAAAGCCCTGGCAACAGTTAAAGTCGCTGTCAATAACGAAGACATTTGGGAAGCAGCAGAAGGAAACGGGCCAGTTGCAGCATTAGATGCAGCTTTACGCAAGGGATTGGTAAAATTCTACCCCCAAATCCAGACATTTGAACTGACAGATTATAAAGTCAGGATTATTAACGGAAACACTGGAACATCAGCCACTACCCGCGCCATCGTAGAATTAGGAAATGGTATTCAGCGCTGGACAACGGTAGGAGTTTCCAACAATATATTAGAAGCCTCTTATCAAGCAGTGGTTGAAGGATTGGAATACGGTTTACTTTTGCACTCGCAGTTGAATGCTGAAATTAGGTAA
- a CDS encoding TIGR03943 family protein, which translates to MSSKTKRPSKRLQKLLPWLDFLAITAWGFLLLKYWLSQELYLLIHPNYFALVVIAGIVLIAIGIAKAIQLVRQRKAPPEVQHLNLIPPRFGSLLLVFVAILGFAIAPQVFASDKAIQRGIADLGQVNSRLQPQSFRTSVRPEERSLVDWTRTLSVYPEPDAYTGQKAKVKGFVIYPPDLGDEYFFLARFVLTCCAADAYPVGLPVKLKNGQTRELFKKDSWLEVEGEMATEILSGKRRLTILSNSIKKVSQPKNPYSY; encoded by the coding sequence ATGAGTTCTAAAACAAAACGTCCATCAAAAAGATTACAAAAATTACTGCCTTGGTTGGATTTTCTCGCAATCACAGCATGGGGATTTCTATTATTAAAATATTGGCTTTCACAAGAGCTATATTTACTTATTCACCCGAATTACTTTGCACTAGTTGTTATTGCTGGCATCGTATTAATAGCTATTGGCATAGCGAAAGCAATACAGCTTGTCAGGCAACGTAAAGCCCCTCCAGAAGTTCAGCATTTAAACTTAATACCTCCTCGTTTCGGCAGCCTTTTGTTAGTCTTTGTGGCAATTTTAGGTTTCGCTATCGCGCCCCAAGTTTTTGCTAGTGACAAAGCAATACAAAGAGGAATTGCAGATTTAGGTCAAGTAAATTCTCGTCTCCAGCCTCAGTCTTTTCGCACTTCCGTTCGTCCCGAAGAACGCTCCTTGGTAGACTGGACGAGGACTTTAAGTGTTTATCCCGAACCCGATGCATATACGGGACAAAAGGCAAAAGTCAAGGGATTTGTTATTTACCCACCAGATTTAGGGGATGAGTATTTCTTTTTAGCACGGTTTGTACTTACATGTTGTGCCGCAGATGCTTACCCAGTCGGTTTACCAGTCAAATTAAAAAACGGTCAAACAAGAGAATTATTTAAGAAAGATAGTTGGCTCGAAGTTGAAGGGGAAATGGCAACAGAAATTCTTTCGGGAAAACGTCGATTAACAATTCTCTCAAATTCTATAAAAAAAGTTTCTCAACCTAAAAATCCTTATAGTTATTAG
- a CDS encoding flavin-dependent dehydrogenase, with the protein MKEILYLEIPTCDTAVVRNWLQTEFQPGTCDKLLTSDGIRLKSLDTTAAVVDVTEKLPNELSVFVWNVQRTTYLKVFRWGDKFPLETQIVRNLTHKIRDRFPHHYPEPPTIDLSKKSIFEALAPYYPLTVKYFQKMPNGEYDLNRAYWWEQRWREGVRNPQEPRQVLFSREGSVAEGEAEESASIEKIYDLIYIGGALGVIHAAVMARLGYKVLLIERLPFGKMNREWNISRLEIQSLVNLGLLTSAEVESIIAREYKDGFNKFFDAYIPNKLKAPILHTPTVLNIALDSEKLLTLCGEKLRAAGGDIWDETEFVKADIDTYQVILTVKELPSQTSKQVSGRLLVDAMGTASPIAWQLNQKRAFDSVCPTVGAVVESGFEPEVWDSKYGDVLNSHGDISRGRQLIWELFPGEDEELTIYLFHYHQVNPENPGSLLEMYEDFFAILPEYRRCDMDKLVWKKPTFGYIPGHFSVGSRDRTVALNRLIAIGDAASLQSPLVFTGFGSLVRNLERLTQLLDTALKHDLLSAKDLNQIRAFQNNIAVTWMFSKGMMVPTGKFIPPERINAMLNNFFGLLADEPLEVADNFIKDRFDLSTFNRLALKAAKKNPALLLWIWQLAGAKDLLRWVGNYIDFTRHTIVSAVFGKLFGKIIPQMQPKLESRFPALWLRLLAMNYALSAGKAVDSGKLPVKSYQLEVRS; encoded by the coding sequence ATGAAAGAAATTCTTTATTTAGAAATCCCAACGTGTGACACAGCAGTAGTAAGAAACTGGTTGCAAACCGAATTTCAACCGGGAACTTGCGACAAATTATTAACGTCTGATGGCATTCGTTTGAAGTCGCTTGATACTACAGCCGCTGTTGTCGATGTTACGGAAAAGTTACCAAATGAATTATCCGTATTCGTTTGGAATGTACAGCGAACAACATATTTAAAGGTGTTTCGGTGGGGCGATAAGTTTCCCCTGGAGACACAAATTGTACGAAATTTAACCCATAAGATACGCGATCGCTTTCCCCATCATTATCCCGAACCACCAACTATTGATTTGTCCAAAAAATCAATATTTGAAGCTTTAGCTCCTTATTATCCTCTTACGGTTAAGTATTTCCAGAAAATGCCTAATGGGGAATACGATCTAAACCGTGCTTATTGGTGGGAACAACGTTGGCGTGAAGGTGTAAGGAATCCCCAGGAGCCGCGACAGGTTTTGTTTTCTCGCGAAGGAAGTGTGGCAGAAGGGGAAGCTGAAGAATCTGCTTCTATTGAAAAGATTTACGACTTAATCTACATCGGTGGCGCATTAGGAGTCATTCATGCGGCGGTGATGGCGCGACTTGGCTATAAGGTGCTATTGATAGAACGCTTGCCTTTTGGAAAAATGAATCGGGAGTGGAATATTTCCCGTTTAGAAATTCAAAGTTTGGTAAATCTGGGTTTACTGACTTCTGCTGAAGTAGAATCAATTATTGCCCGAGAGTATAAAGATGGATTCAATAAGTTTTTTGATGCCTATATTCCCAATAAGCTTAAAGCTCCAATTCTACATACGCCAACGGTTTTAAATATAGCTTTAGATTCCGAGAAACTACTTACCTTGTGTGGTGAAAAACTGCGAGCCGCAGGTGGTGATATCTGGGATGAAACAGAGTTTGTCAAAGCTGATATTGATACATATCAAGTTATTCTTACAGTTAAGGAATTACCATCGCAAACAAGTAAGCAAGTTAGCGGAAGATTGCTAGTAGATGCAATGGGAACGGCATCACCGATTGCATGGCAACTCAACCAAAAACGGGCTTTTGACAGCGTATGTCCGACGGTGGGAGCAGTTGTCGAAAGCGGATTTGAGCCTGAAGTTTGGGATTCAAAATATGGTGATGTTCTTAACAGTCATGGAGATATTTCGCGGGGGAGGCAGTTAATTTGGGAATTATTTCCAGGTGAAGACGAAGAATTAACAATTTACTTATTTCACTATCACCAAGTAAACCCAGAGAATCCCGGCTCTTTACTGGAGATGTACGAAGACTTTTTCGCCATTTTGCCAGAATATCGCCGCTGCGATATGGATAAGCTAGTCTGGAAAAAACCTACGTTCGGTTATATACCCGGACATTTCAGCGTCGGAAGTCGCGATCGCACTGTGGCTTTGAATCGTTTAATAGCGATTGGTGATGCGGCATCGCTCCAGTCTCCACTGGTATTTACGGGCTTTGGTTCCTTAGTGCGGAATTTAGAAAGATTAACACAACTTCTAGACACTGCCCTCAAGCACGATTTACTTTCAGCCAAAGATTTAAACCAAATCCGGGCTTTCCAAAATAATATTGCCGTAACTTGGATGTTTTCCAAAGGTATGATGGTTCCTACAGGAAAATTTATACCACCCGAACGTATAAACGCCATGCTTAATAACTTCTTTGGGTTATTAGCAGATGAGCCTTTAGAAGTTGCGGATAATTTTATTAAGGATAGATTCGATTTATCAACTTTTAACCGACTGGCATTAAAAGCAGCTAAGAAAAATCCCGCCTTACTACTATGGATTTGGCAACTTGCGGGTGCTAAAGATTTATTAAGATGGGTTGGTAACTATATCGATTTTACTCGCCACACCATAGTCAGCGCTGTATTTGGTAAATTGTTTGGGAAAATTATCCCCCAGATGCAGCCAAAGTTAGAATCTCGCTTTCCAGCATTATGGCTGCGACTTTTGGCAATGAATTATGCATTAAGCGCCGGTAAAGCGGTTGACAGTGGCAAGCTACCGGTTAAGAGTTACCAGTTAGAAGTTAGAAGTTAG
- a CDS encoding TldD/PmbA family protein yields the protein MPNIQEIAASAKESADKIGIKKFDIYGSAVDSTSVQVDQGEPKQVKATNLSGVTVRVWNQDNTMGVTSTTDIDPKGLELALKTAFEASSFGVKENVPDFSPEAKAPINNGKSHEQANQAPVSSLIDSLLAAEKEVLASHEAIKGVPYNSLSQREIDRFYLNSDGAMRAESHSLASVFLYSKTEEEGRKPRSAGAFRISHGMDDLDINGCIKETAEKTISHLNYRKIPTGKYMVVFSPDAFLSLLGAFSNLFNAQSILDKQSLSTPDDLGKEIASPLLSLYDDALHSANIGAETFDGEGTPTRKISLIENGVLKNFLHSAGTAKRMNAQPTGNANIGAKVTVSPNFYHVFASKAPEQEFSLETAENVVLVDDLQALHAGVRALQGSFSLPFDGWLMNKGEKTSIDSATIAGDFCELLKSIVYVEKEEELTPGGVCPRIWVEGLSITGE from the coding sequence ATGCCTAACATCCAAGAAATTGCAGCTTCTGCGAAAGAAAGTGCCGATAAAATTGGCATCAAAAAGTTTGATATTTATGGCTCGGCAGTAGATTCAACTAGCGTTCAAGTCGATCAAGGCGAGCCAAAACAAGTGAAAGCAACTAATCTTTCTGGTGTCACCGTGCGAGTTTGGAATCAAGATAATACAATGGGTGTCACCAGTACTACAGATATCGATCCCAAAGGATTAGAATTGGCTTTAAAAACTGCATTTGAGGCTAGTTCATTTGGTGTCAAAGAAAATGTACCCGATTTTAGTCCCGAAGCTAAAGCACCAATAAATAACGGTAAATCTCACGAGCAGGCAAATCAGGCACCCGTTTCATCTTTAATAGATAGTTTGTTAGCAGCAGAAAAAGAAGTGCTTGCGTCTCATGAAGCGATTAAAGGAGTACCCTATAATTCTTTATCGCAAAGAGAAATTGATAGATTTTATCTTAATAGCGATGGTGCAATGAGAGCTGAATCTCATTCTTTAGCTTCAGTTTTTCTTTACAGTAAAACTGAAGAAGAAGGAAGAAAACCTCGCAGTGCAGGTGCCTTTAGAATCAGTCATGGTATGGATGATTTAGATATCAATGGCTGTATTAAGGAAACTGCTGAAAAAACTATCAGCCATTTAAATTATCGAAAAATTCCTACTGGTAAATACATGGTTGTGTTTTCCCCAGATGCTTTTTTGAGCCTGTTGGGTGCTTTTTCTAATTTGTTCAACGCTCAAAGTATTCTTGATAAACAAAGTTTATCTACTCCTGATGATTTAGGTAAGGAGATTGCTTCTCCGTTGCTGTCGCTGTACGATGATGCACTTCATTCAGCAAATATTGGTGCAGAGACATTTGATGGAGAAGGAACTCCCACTCGTAAAATATCGCTAATTGAAAACGGAGTTTTGAAGAATTTTCTTCACAGTGCGGGTACTGCGAAACGAATGAATGCTCAACCTACAGGAAATGCAAATATCGGCGCAAAAGTTACCGTTAGCCCTAATTTCTATCACGTTTTTGCGAGTAAAGCGCCAGAGCAAGAATTCAGTTTAGAAACTGCAGAAAATGTAGTTTTAGTGGATGATTTACAGGCACTGCACGCAGGAGTTAGGGCTTTACAAGGTTCATTCTCTTTACCATTTGATGGTTGGTTGATGAATAAAGGAGAAAAAACCAGTATTGATTCAGCAACTATAGCTGGAGATTTTTGCGAACTTCTTAAATCAATTGTGTATGTGGAGAAGGAAGAAGAATTAACTCCCGGAGGAGTTTGCCCTCGTATTTGGGTTGAAGGTTTATCAATTACTGGGGAATAA